The genomic segment CAATGTTGAGACACTCAGccattttctcagaaaatgatggggcagatttttatctttccaCAAAtgtctgtttcacattttattctaatATAAGTCCAAATGATGCAAAAtgtcagacacaaaaaaaaaaaattatctgaagTCAAAGTAATATGACTGACAGCTTTAGCAGCTACAGGACTCCATTTATATAAACACAAACCATTTGCAAGCCATTAAGTCTTGTCTcagagcttttatttatttaacgcTTAAACTTTATCTTCGTTTACAGAATAAGCTCTACTCTGGCAAACAGGATGCATAAGAAGTCACATTTATCCCAGCGGAGAGATGATATACATGTGTGCATTATGTGCTTAAGGGCCATCATGAACTACCAGGTAGAGTAATATCAAATAGTCTGAACATGCAGACATGAATTGTCATCAAAATGTgttgcaaacagaaaactaagTTTTATATCTCTGGATCTACAAAAATCTTAAGCTTCCTctgaaaaagatgaaagattACCATTTTGTAAAGTTATCggttgttttaaaactttcttctgttttcagtctGGTTTTAACCTTGTGATGACTCACCCACGCTGTGTGAATGAGATCACGCTCAGCCTCAACAGCAAAAATCCCAGGtgagtttctttgtgtttgagttaaaCTGTGCCTTGCTGACCCGTCTGCATGGATATCTGACATGTCCCAATGTGCTGTGACAGGACCAAAGCTCTAGTCTTGGAGTTGCTGGCTGCCGTTTGTCTTGTCAGAGGAGGGCACGACATCATTCTCTCCGCTTTTGACAATTTTAAGGAGGTAAAATTTGTGGGAGAGGGAGGAGATTCTAAACGCAACCAGTATCATGTGATATTTGCTCTTTGTTAATCCTGTGATTTGCATGCTGTTGTCACTGACAAGATGCGTCATCTTGTCAGTGACACAGTCCACTTCTCATGTTGTCATATTTCTAACTTTGTGAACTTGTCATTTGTGTGTTCATAAGTCCAAACTCTGATGCAGTGCAGGGTTTTGGCATATTTTTATAGTGTTCAGATAAGAACATTTTTTCAATACATTTAGCTGAtcaaaaattctgaaaagatACGCTTATGCCCCCAGGTGGGCAACAGTCTAACTGCATTTCTAAATCTTTTATTGTCTTCAGGTGAGCAAAGAGAGGAACCGCTTTGAGAAGCTGATGGAGTATTTCATCAATGATGACAACAACATTGACTTTATGGTAGGACCATGGATTTACCACCTCTACTGTATGATGCTATCTAATTTTAGGCTATGAAACTTTCAGATagtatttcttaatatttgataTGTCAAAAAATTAGAACAACAAGtaacatacttttcattttgagactaatttagcttttttttaactgaaccaagTAAAACTAACATTGGTTTAACTTCCACATTTGTCCGCAGGTGGCCTGCATGCAGTTCATAAACATTGTGGTCCATTCAGTGGAGAACATGAACTTCCGAGTTCATCTACAGTACGAGTTCACACATCTTGGATTAGACAAATATCTGGAGGTCAGTGTTTGGAAAAACTCAGGTTAGACCTTCATATTCATCAGTAGTGCAGAAAAATGCATCATTTCTAATAATGTGTAAGTTGACAGTGTTTtatgagtttaaaaatgaatgaggaGTTGCCAGAAGAGCTATAAAATGAACCTGAGactatttatttgtctttaatcCTAACATGTAACGTTCCTGACCATAcaagattgttttaagtaaagTAATTTCCCCTTTACTTTTCAACTGATCTGTAAATAGTAATACAGTGATGTCAAATGTTTCTCAGATCGACAAACATGACAGTGATTGCAAGCattaaacatattaaacataCAATAATAttcatatgtatatatagaacATATTATTGTATGGTATATGACctcttttaatttgtaatctTCATGCATTTCTGTGAAACAGAGTCTGAAACAGACTGAAAGCGAGAAGCTGAAAGTCCAGATTCAGGCCTACTTGGACAACGTGTTAGATGTTGGCGCTCTGCTGGAGGATGCCGAGAACAGAGGAGGGGTACTGGAGCATGTGGATGAACTGCAGAATCACAACATTCAGGTAAAATATTACATCTTACATAACTCTTAGCTCAGTAATGGAGACCCTTGTGTTGCATAGGTTGTGGTTTAAACTAGGACTTAACAGCagggttatttttgttttgtgttgcagcTGAACTCCCAGCTTGAGGAGCTGGAGACTCAGACCACAGACAGGATATCTGAACTGGAGACTCAGCTTATCCAGGCCACAAAGGAAGCTGAGCTGCTTAAAGTAAGAATTAACAATGCACACTACCAGAGAGGCAAAGAGTGCAATCGTGACCTTGATTAGCATTGATAACCCTcatattaaatttgaaaaattgtcTGATTAAGCTTTGAGAACACACAAATGTTATAtcttatttttactaaaatgttgTGCATTTCCTGCTATTCTGCCACTGTAGCAACATAATCTTATCATATTAATGTAAGTCAagatagcattttttttttttacccagtttAATACATAGTAAAAGGGAAAttgacaaaacaacagaaagagcaAGTTCCTATCAATATCAAGTGACAAATAATTATGGTTTTCACTACTAGATGTTGTGAATTTGTGAATTTACTCAAGGAATATCTCCCTTGACAAAAATTAATTgatggtaaaagaaaaatatattagatATTCGGCATTGAAGGTATAAATTAATTTCCTGagtcattttaatgagattaAAGTagtaaaaattatgtttagtTGAAAGCATTAATAAAGTGGGACTTAAAACCTCAAATGGAAAACTATCTGAAGACAGATGAGTTAAGACGATCTATGTCTGCCTCCTTCAGGAAAGCCTCCGTGAGTCGTGTTCCCAGGTCAGCTCTTTGCAGCAGAGAGAGCGAGAGCGGGAGCTGGACAGGGAGCGGGAGCGGGACAGGGAGCGTCGGGGCTCCTCTGTCGGTCAGTCACACTCTGAGCTGGAGCAGAAGATCCAGGAGCTGCAGCACAAGGGGGTGATCAAACTCGGACGCACTCCGTCAGGAGGCCTCGACATCCAGGTTGTGCCTGTGAAAGTTGTTGAGTATGTCCAAAGCCCGGCTTCATCCACCGAACCAAGCATCCAAACCTCAGCACCCACCACAGCTGGTGGtccaggggagactgcgactcctcctcccccacctcctcctccatcagATGGAAGTTCTGTtgctccgcctcctcctcctccgcccccTCCCCCGCCCGGAGCAGGTCCACCgccacctcctccacctccacctggTGTGGGAGccccaccacctcctcctcccccacctGGTGCTGgaccccctcctcctcctcccccacctGGTGCTGGACCCCCTCCTCCGCCTCCCCCACCCGGTGCTGGacccccacctcctcctcctccacctggTGGTGGACCCCCACCTCCTTCTGGAGCTCCAAATGCCCAATCTGGTGAGGACATCGAGACAAATGGGAAAAGTCTCACTAAAGCTCATGACCTGATTTGTGTTTGACCACTTCCTATTTATGTTTGGTCAGGGTTCAAGACTAAGAAGCCGATTCAGACTAAGTACAGGATGCCTTTGTTGAACTGGCAGGCTTTAAAACCAAACCAAGTAACTGGCACAGTGTTTAATGAGCTAGATGACGAACAGATCCTAGGGGTGAGATTACACGACTTGCaatatttgcactttaaatTGGTcctggaataaaataattaattttctccACCTAACATTCTGTCCCTACAAGGAGCTGAACATGGAAATATTTGAGGAACAGTTCAAGACAAGGTCACAGGGAAGTTCTGCAGATCTATCCAAGGTTAAGAAAAAGATGGCACAAAAGGCTCCTACCAAGACATCACTTATTGATGCAAACAAGGCTAAGAATCTAGCCATCACTCTCCGCAAGGGCGGAATGGACCCATCGGCTATCTGCACAGCCATAGAGACGTATTGATTACTGTTTATCATTCCTAGAATAAGTCTCTTCTTGTCCCTTTCATTGCTCTCTTTGATGCTAGTTCATCTATCATACAGGTACGACCAGCAATCTCTGTCCATAGACTTCCTGGAATTACTTGAACACTTCATCCCATCAGACTTTGAGATGAAACTTCTTGTAAACTATGAGAAAGAAGGCCGTCCACTGGAGGAGCTGACTAAGGAAGACCAATTCATTCTACGTTTCGGGAAGATCGCCCGTCTAAACCAGCGAATAAACACGCTTACCTTCATGGGCAACTTCCCAGAGAGTGTCAAACGCCTGCAACCGGTCAGTTTGTGGTTAAAGTGCTAAAACTTCAGCTGATATAGGCTCAAACCAAATGGACTTATGGTGTTTTCACTTCGTCCACAGCAACTGAACTCCATCATTGCTGCGTCCATGTCCATCAAGTCTTCAGATAAACTGAAAAAGATCTTAGAAGTAAGTCAAACTGGACTGACTGACTTCGAAGTGTGAGATTTTGCTATTCAACTCATGCATTCTCTTTCAGATTGTTCTTGCCTTTGGTAACTATATGAACAGCAGTAAGAGAGGTGCGGCCTACGGTTTCAGACTGCAGAGTCTTGACCTCGTAAGTAGCTTTCCTTGTAGATTTACTCATGTGTTTGCACTAAACATTAAACCAGTTCTGTCATCTTTCAGCTGTTGGAGACTAAGTCCACCGACCGCTCCCAGACGCTACTTCAGTTCATCACTAATATCGTCCTTGAAAAATACCCAGACCTAGTCAACTTCCACACCGATCTACACTTTATAGACAAAGCTGCTCTTGGTACATAGATACACCTCAATTAGCCAACATATTTTAgtgtctgaatgtgtttttaaaaaatatccttTTTCCTTGCTAGTATCCCTGGACAGTATTCTCCAAAATATCCGGTCATTAGAACGAGGAATGGAGATGACCAAGAAGGAGTTCCTGGTGCAGGATGACAGCCCGGTGTTAAAGGaattcatcaaaacaaacagtgaGCACCTGGAGTCTCTGATCAAAGACAGCAAGACGGCACAGGTtggaattttgtcattttcaaccCATAAAACAGCTTctattatgtttattatatttccaaacatttttgcttatcCCTCCAGGAGGCTTATGCCTCTGTTGTGGAGTATTTTGGAGAGAATCCCAAAACCATGCAGCCTTCCATGTTTTTCCCGCTGTTTGGGCGTTTCATAAAGGCTTATAAGGTGAGGTCTTTGTTGCATCCATTTCTACAATAGCTCATTTCATGCTAATAACCTTATCcatatttttaatgcagataGCACAGCAAGACATtgagctgaaaaagaaaatagaaaaggagAGTTCTGAGGAAAAAGAAGCACCATCTCCAAACAAGCCTGCAGCACAAAAGGTAAGAAGATCCCTTCTTATGTTGTTGACTGGAAGATTTCAATTTTTCTCAGATTTGCTGATTTATAGCATAGATTGtcttaaactaaacatttccaGACAGAGACAGCATTACAACAGCAGGGGGCTGCCAAGAGCACTGCAGATATCACAGAAGTTTGGCATAAAAGTAGCACATCAGTCATTCATACACAAGAAAAGTTCTGTATGAAACTAATAATCCTCTGgttaatctgaatttatttcagctccGAGTCAGTTCACTTCATCCCCAGTGTGTACCCACTTTCACAAAAATGTGAGACTAGTGTTAGTTAGTTAGTCACGGTAGTTAAGCATTTGTAACATGTAACAGTCGTAATAATGAAAGATGTTGCAATCTCTATCAGatctttgattttattgattattttatgaagactttatattatttttcaacCCATTGAAGACAAcatgaaattataaaaacatcaaaagtataaaatgattaattttatactttaaaattaaagtataatttaattttataaattaaattcataaaatttaattttataaattaaatttataaaatttaatttataaaaggGGTTTTTATATTACAACACGACAATACCCATTCAGTATAAAGCTCAAGGAAAGTAACTCCTGCGATTTTGAATGATTCACATTTGTGAATCACATCTGTGTatgattgtattattttgtttgctaatATGTATTTATTGCCTATTGTAAAGTATTCTTGTAGCATTAATTACACAATGCATCCCCATAAAGTCTGAAATCTCTGAAGTAAATTTGTCAGCAAATCaagaaaatcttacatttaGATTTACTGGACACTGAAATTGTTCAATCTTCTGTTTATGTCATTTATGTGATTATGACCTAATATGAAAGAAACCCTAATATTCAATTTCTTGGGAAATTAGATTATcatataataacaataaaaataggTTTTAAATACAGGTTTTATGCTATGAACATACATGCCTACACAATCATGGGcaagactgctgacttgacagttttACAGCAGACAGACTGTGACATCCTGTATATCTGCCTACTCTACAAGTAGAGTAGGCAACTAAATGTCATTGCTAGAGAAGCTTGCTGTTCACAAAGTGATGCATTTAAGTATAGTAGTGAAaggttcagtggaaggaaaaggtgtGGTAGCAAAAGCTGCTATTGAAACAGCCACCAGAAGACTGTGCAGCAAAGGTGGAAGATTGTCAAGCATGGGTTGTGCCTAGAGTCACAGCTTAACAACTCAGCAACATAACAGGCTGACAAATCTATGCAACAAATGATTAATGCAGTAATTTATGCAGATGAGACCCAATTAAGAGTCTTTTCTAGATTATAATTGTCTGAGAAACTgagtttttattaactgtattCTGTAAATATGAGAATGAacacaaatgtttcaaatatattACTCTGAATGAGTgatattgtaattttgtgtgaaaaaacaaacaaaccccaaaacacgttcaattataatttaaaaatatcttcgTCTTCTTTCAAGGGCCCCACGATGCCGAAGATGGATCTGATAGCAGAGTTAAAGAAGAGGCAGGTGAAATCTCCGGTACGAGAGGGAAAAGATGGTGCACTGGAGGATATTATTACAGGTACAGTAACAAGAAACACTGTAGAGTTTTACACCAAAGTATATAGATAATGTTCTACCTTCACAACTTGCTTGTTGTCACTTTCCATCAGATCTGAGGACAGCACCTTACAGACGCTCAGACGGTCGTCGACCAGCTCAGCGCCAAGAAACTTGAGTCAATTTGGcttattttaagtgattttGATGAATATGAAATATACACTCAAATATACAAGCAACTATATCAAGCTTTTAGAATATGATGTATGTACAATATAACATGAACCGCATCAGTCATTTGGCATTGTGTATTAACTATATTTTGTAGCATGACTTAGCTatgtaaatacagaaaatgcaaGAATTTTACCAATACGTTCACCAACGTCGATTCATCAAGACAATCTATCTTTTCTATGCTCCATCAATGTACTTGTATGCTCTAAAATTGTAAGACTGTTTA from the Gambusia affinis linkage group LG19, SWU_Gaff_1.0, whole genome shotgun sequence genome contains:
- the fmnl1a gene encoding formin-like protein 1, with product MGNAAAGGLELEAAEGREARNSVSAMSDPTLSLQKKQSPSPKLPMPPEEELEERFNVVLSYMNLPPDKLKLLSQYDNDKKWELVCDQERFQVKSPPSTYLSKIKSFYQDQGGVSRRSKKKIQDATQVLKALEISLRTNHIGWAQEFLNEQNKGLDVLVEYLSHAQSDTSFDLETVENGGTLSDRQKPAERSMEDLTKNSSGGHSHGMSRAARALTVRISSTLANRMHKKSHLSQRRDDIHVCIMCLRAIMNYQSGFNLVMTHPRCVNEITLSLNSKNPRTKALVLELLAAVCLVRGGHDIILSAFDNFKEVSKERNRFEKLMEYFINDDNNIDFMVACMQFINIVVHSVENMNFRVHLQYEFTHLGLDKYLESLKQTESEKLKVQIQAYLDNVLDVGALLEDAENRGGVLEHVDELQNHNIQLNSQLEELETQTTDRISELETQLIQATKEAELLKESLRESCSQVSSLQQRERERELDRERERDRERRGSSVGQSHSELEQKIQELQHKGVIKLGRTPSGGLDIQVVPVKVVEYVQSPASSTEPSIQTSAPTTAGGPGETATPPPPPPPPSDGSSVAPPPPPPPPPPPGAGPPPPPPPPPGVGAPPPPPPPPGAGPPPPPPPPGAGPPPPPPPPGAGPPPPPPPPGGGPPPPSGAPNAQSGFKTKKPIQTKYRMPLLNWQALKPNQVTGTVFNELDDEQILGELNMEIFEEQFKTRSQGSSADLSKVKKKMAQKAPTKTSLIDANKAKNLAITLRKGGMDPSAICTAIETYDQQSLSIDFLELLEHFIPSDFEMKLLVNYEKEGRPLEELTKEDQFILRFGKIARLNQRINTLTFMGNFPESVKRLQPQLNSIIAASMSIKSSDKLKKILEIVLAFGNYMNSSKRGAAYGFRLQSLDLLLETKSTDRSQTLLQFITNIVLEKYPDLVNFHTDLHFIDKAALVSLDSILQNIRSLERGMEMTKKEFLVQDDSPVLKEFIKTNSEHLESLIKDSKTAQEAYASVVEYFGENPKTMQPSMFFPLFGRFIKAYKIAQQDIELKKKIEKESSEEKEAPSPNKPAAQKGPTMPKMDLIAELKKRQVKSPVREGKDGALEDIITDLRTAPYRRSDGRRPAQRQET